The following are encoded together in the Halopiger aswanensis genome:
- the gatB gene encoding Asp-tRNA(Asn)/Glu-tRNA(Gln) amidotransferase subunit GatB — protein sequence MTAQTVQQGDLVTVIGLEVHVQLETDTKIFCGCSTEPTDEPNENVCPVCLGLPGALPVLNEAAVEAAVKIGKAIDADIPEETRFHRKNYYYPDLPKNFQITQYDEPICADGELEVSVEGTRRSVTIERAHLEEDPGSLQHVGGGIDTADYTLVDYNRAGTPLMEIVTAPDFRSPSEVRAFLAELEEVLEYLGVFNAERDGSLRIDANLSIIPEDEIDGDGVDEIGEDALAAANRTEVKNISSHKGAEKALAYEETRQKNAIQRGRAVEQETRHWDESRGITVSMRSKEEEKDYRYFEEADLPPLRVSHWKEEIAIPELPSARRERFQEEYGLSEEAASKLTSTKQVADFYENVAQEFDPDLAATWVADNLLGELNYRDMEITEIEGRLEEVTRLVELVAEDEITAKNARETVLRSMLDDGRTPDEVVKEEGLGKTGEDEVQQAVVEAIDENPGAVEDYESGDDGAINFLVGQVMQKTGGSADPGDVNQLLRAELEG from the coding sequence ATGACTGCCCAGACCGTCCAGCAGGGCGACCTCGTGACCGTCATCGGGCTCGAGGTCCACGTCCAGCTGGAGACCGACACGAAGATCTTCTGTGGCTGTTCGACCGAGCCGACCGACGAGCCCAACGAGAACGTCTGCCCGGTCTGTCTCGGCCTACCGGGCGCGCTGCCCGTCCTCAACGAGGCCGCCGTCGAGGCCGCCGTCAAGATCGGCAAGGCCATCGACGCGGACATCCCCGAGGAGACCCGGTTCCACCGCAAGAACTACTACTACCCCGACCTGCCCAAGAACTTCCAGATCACCCAGTACGACGAGCCGATCTGCGCCGACGGCGAACTCGAGGTTTCCGTCGAGGGCACCCGCCGCTCGGTGACGATCGAACGGGCCCACTTAGAGGAGGACCCGGGGAGCCTCCAGCACGTCGGCGGCGGGATCGACACCGCCGACTACACGCTGGTCGACTACAACCGCGCCGGCACGCCGCTGATGGAGATCGTCACGGCGCCGGACTTCCGGAGTCCCTCCGAAGTGCGCGCGTTCCTCGCCGAACTCGAGGAAGTCCTCGAGTACCTGGGCGTCTTCAACGCCGAGCGCGACGGCAGCCTCCGTATCGACGCCAACCTCTCGATCATCCCCGAGGACGAAATCGACGGCGACGGCGTCGACGAGATCGGCGAGGACGCCCTCGCGGCTGCCAACCGCACCGAGGTCAAGAACATCTCGAGCCACAAGGGCGCTGAAAAGGCCCTCGCGTACGAGGAAACCCGACAGAAGAACGCGATCCAGCGCGGCCGCGCGGTCGAGCAGGAGACCCGCCACTGGGACGAATCGCGGGGCATCACGGTCTCGATGCGCTCGAAGGAAGAGGAGAAAGATTACCGGTACTTCGAGGAGGCCGACCTGCCGCCGCTTCGCGTCTCCCACTGGAAGGAAGAAATCGCCATTCCGGAACTGCCCTCCGCCCGCCGCGAGCGGTTCCAGGAGGAGTACGGTCTGAGCGAGGAGGCCGCCTCCAAGCTCACCTCGACCAAGCAGGTCGCGGACTTCTACGAGAACGTCGCACAGGAGTTCGACCCCGACCTCGCGGCGACGTGGGTCGCGGACAACCTGCTCGGCGAACTCAACTACCGCGACATGGAGATTACGGAGATCGAGGGCCGCCTCGAGGAGGTCACGCGGCTCGTCGAACTCGTCGCCGAAGACGAGATCACAGCCAAGAACGCCCGCGAGACGGTGCTGCGCTCGATGCTGGACGACGGCCGCACGCCGGACGAGGTCGTCAAGGAGGAAGGACTGGGCAAGACCGGCGAAGACGAGGTCCAGCAGGCAGTCGTCGAGGCGATCGATGAGAACCCCGGTGCCGTCGAGGACTACGAATCCGGCGACGACGGCGCGATCAACTTCCTCGTCGGCCAGGTCATGCAGAAGACCGGCGGCAGCGCCGACCCCGGCGACGTGAACCAGTTGCTCCGGGCCGAACTCGAGGGGTAA
- a CDS encoding MBL fold metallo-hydrolase: protein MDRITLDNEEFEGRNNAYVLADESAAGDDDLALVDTGIATTDARTQLREGLAERGYDFTDVDAVVLTHFHPDHAGLAGEIQAAGDATVYVHEADAPLVEQEPDAVEDFERRRRESLERWGVPDEPRDELLGFLAAADGITGEPADVTPIEDGDVLEVGGHRLETIHAPGHAAGLCCFEPLEGEGDDATEAFVGDAVLPVYTPNVGGADVRVERPLEKYLATLRRIADRNYDRVWPGHRDPIEDPTDRALTIAAHHRERTENVLEVLREHGQADPWTVSAHLFGDLAGIHILHGPGEAYAHLDHLRHEGVVALEDGEYRLVEPDRAFDLDDLVPVPVPDSETTSDV, encoded by the coding sequence ATGGACAGGATCACGCTGGACAACGAGGAGTTCGAGGGGCGCAATAACGCGTACGTCCTCGCCGACGAGAGCGCCGCCGGGGATGACGACCTCGCGCTCGTCGATACCGGCATCGCGACCACGGACGCGCGAACGCAACTCCGCGAGGGGCTCGCCGAGCGCGGCTACGACTTTACGGACGTCGACGCGGTCGTTCTGACGCACTTCCACCCGGACCACGCGGGACTGGCCGGCGAGATTCAGGCCGCCGGGGACGCGACCGTCTACGTCCACGAAGCCGACGCCCCGCTGGTCGAACAGGAGCCGGACGCCGTCGAGGACTTCGAACGACGCCGCCGCGAGTCACTCGAGCGGTGGGGCGTCCCTGACGAGCCCCGCGACGAACTGCTGGGATTCCTCGCGGCCGCGGACGGTATCACGGGTGAGCCGGCCGACGTGACGCCGATCGAAGACGGCGACGTGCTCGAAGTCGGCGGCCATCGCCTCGAGACGATCCACGCGCCCGGACACGCGGCGGGACTGTGTTGTTTCGAACCGCTCGAGGGCGAGGGTGACGACGCCACCGAGGCGTTCGTCGGCGACGCCGTCCTCCCCGTCTACACGCCCAACGTCGGCGGCGCGGACGTCCGCGTCGAGCGCCCCCTCGAGAAGTACCTCGCAACCCTTCGGCGGATCGCCGACCGCAACTACGACCGTGTCTGGCCCGGCCACCGGGATCCGATCGAGGACCCGACCGACCGCGCGCTGACGATCGCCGCTCACCACCGCGAGCGGACCGAAAACGTCCTCGAGGTTCTTCGGGAGCACGGACAGGCCGACCCGTGGACCGTCAGCGCTCACCTGTTCGGCGACCTCGCGGGTATTCACATCCTCCACGGCCCCGGCGAGGCCTACGCGCACCTCGATCACCTCCGCCACGAGGGCGTCGTCGCGCTCGAGGACGGCGAGTACCGGCTGGTGGAACCAGATCGAGCGTTCGATCTCGACGATCTCGTCCCCGTACCCGTGCCCGATTCCGAAACGACGAGCGACGTGTAG
- a CDS encoding cytochrome c biogenesis protein CcdA — MTVPPTAAALLEFFLLGLATPLTATCVVPLYPSFIAYLASVGGQDESGGADGADGPSAILLGLLVVAGVLAFMVALGVVWTTVLQRSISDAVTALSPLAFAVLAVVGAVLLVAPNGFARLPTIEPPHSRYPTLSAFAYGFFFGTIVIPCNPGLIALFLGRSTVAFPAFDSQLEVLLGFLAFGLGIGTPLLALAVVSQSAGRRATRTLARYSGAINRLVGVVLVAVSLYYLIVVFEVVPVLN, encoded by the coding sequence ATGACGGTCCCACCCACCGCCGCCGCGCTACTCGAGTTCTTCCTGCTGGGTCTCGCGACGCCGCTGACCGCGACCTGCGTCGTGCCGCTGTATCCGAGCTTCATCGCGTATTTGGCGTCCGTCGGCGGACAGGACGAGAGCGGCGGTGCGGACGGCGCGGACGGTCCGTCGGCCATCCTGCTCGGCCTGCTGGTGGTCGCGGGTGTGCTCGCGTTCATGGTCGCCCTCGGCGTGGTATGGACGACCGTCCTGCAGCGATCGATCTCGGACGCCGTCACCGCCCTCTCGCCGCTGGCGTTCGCCGTCCTGGCCGTCGTCGGCGCCGTCCTCCTCGTCGCGCCGAACGGCTTCGCCCGTTTGCCGACGATCGAACCACCCCACAGTCGGTATCCGACGCTGTCGGCGTTCGCCTACGGCTTCTTCTTCGGAACGATCGTTATCCCCTGTAATCCCGGCCTGATCGCGCTCTTTCTCGGCCGCTCGACCGTCGCTTTCCCCGCCTTCGATTCGCAACTCGAGGTCCTGTTGGGGTTCCTCGCGTTCGGTCTGGGGATCGGGACGCCGCTGCTGGCGCTCGCGGTCGTCTCCCAATCTGCCGGCCGGCGCGCGACGCGGACCTTGGCGCGGTACAGCGGCGCGATCAACCGCCTCGTGGGAGTCGTGCTAGTTGCGGTCTCGCTGTACTATCTGATCGTCGTCTTCGAGGTCGTCCCGGTGCTGAACTAG
- a CDS encoding N-acyl homoserine lactonase family protein — protein MVEATLTPIQRGTITADVNNLLEGARLGTADDPNPETELIEEPVYNVVIDHPEGTILWDTGSHPDADAGHWPDDLYAAFEHTGLRPLEDDLDDAGYDVGDIDYVIQTHLHLDHAGGLYAFEGTETPIYVHERELKHAYYSAKTDQGDVAYLAGDFDRDLEWEIVHGDREYAFEGVEFVHLPGHTPGLLGVVLELESAGTVVLAGDQAYVRANYHDEHPMGGGLLWSKRHWLESLRFLKDLERRRDAAVICGHDGEDLERLRSL, from the coding sequence ATGGTCGAGGCTACCCTCACGCCGATCCAGCGCGGGACGATCACCGCCGACGTGAACAACCTTCTCGAGGGCGCGCGGCTCGGGACGGCCGACGATCCGAACCCCGAGACCGAACTGATCGAGGAACCGGTCTACAACGTCGTGATCGACCACCCCGAGGGGACGATCCTCTGGGATACCGGGTCCCACCCCGACGCCGACGCGGGTCACTGGCCCGACGACCTGTACGCCGCCTTCGAACACACCGGCCTGCGACCGCTCGAGGACGACCTCGACGACGCGGGCTACGACGTGGGCGACATCGACTACGTGATCCAGACGCACCTCCACCTCGATCACGCGGGCGGGCTGTACGCCTTCGAGGGAACGGAGACGCCGATCTACGTCCACGAGCGCGAACTGAAGCACGCGTACTACAGCGCCAAGACCGACCAGGGCGACGTCGCCTACCTCGCCGGCGACTTCGACCGCGACCTCGAGTGGGAAATCGTCCACGGCGACCGCGAGTACGCTTTCGAAGGGGTGGAGTTCGTCCACCTGCCCGGCCACACGCCGGGGCTGCTCGGCGTCGTCCTCGAACTCGAGAGCGCCGGCACCGTCGTTCTCGCCGGCGACCAGGCCTACGTCCGCGCGAACTACCACGACGAGCACCCGATGGGCGGCGGCCTCCTCTGGAGCAAGCGCCACTGGCTCGAGAGCCTGCGATTCCTCAAGGACCTCGAGCGCCGACGAGACGCCGCCGTGATCTGCGGGCACGACGGGGAGGACCTCGAGCGACTGCGGTCGCTGTAG
- a CDS encoding transporter produces the protein MVKFSTIVILVGIGLLFVPIPPIATVLGIIVILVGIALRVLFDV, from the coding sequence ATGGTCAAGTTCTCCACGATCGTGATCCTCGTCGGGATCGGCCTGCTGTTCGTCCCGATTCCGCCGATCGCAACGGTGCTCGGAATCATCGTCATTCTCGTCGGAATCGCTCTCAGGGTACTCTTCGACGTCTAA
- a CDS encoding GMC family oxidoreductase translates to MVQELEPVDVVTVGAGWTGGIVAKELAQNDYQVVSLERGGERETEDFFTVHDELGYALRYKLMQDLSKETITFRNNVDEPALPMRRYGAFLPGSGEGGAGVHWNGQTWRFLPYDFEIESRTIDEYGEEKIPENMQLQDWGISYEELEPYYDTFEYTAGIAGAAGNIEGEIQDDGNPYEGPRSRDYPLPPMVDSPVLELFKETADDMGYEPFQAPSANLTEQYTNPDGVQQGQCQYCGYCERFGCEWGAKASPITTVLPAAQETGNFELRTHSDVVELLYDEDEEQVEGVRYVDRRTDEVYEQPADVVALTAYVLNNVRLLLLSDIGEPYDPETGEGTVGKNYCYQNFQASATGFFDDEEWNLYMGAGALGASFDDLNGDNFDHSDLDFLHGGNVALNQTGDRPIANNPIPEDTPAWGSEFKEQSLEYYHSSVTVSAQGAVLPFRENYLDLDPNYTDQYGQPLLRMTFDWREQDRNLVEHIGPQLEELMQEMGADQVDASTSLDGSFDITPYQSTHNTGGAVMGADPEESVVNNYLQCWDASNLFIPGASAFAHNSGYNPTGTVGALAFRAAEGIQEYLDEPEMLADPSS, encoded by the coding sequence ATGGTGCAAGAACTCGAGCCGGTCGACGTCGTCACCGTCGGTGCGGGCTGGACCGGCGGCATCGTGGCGAAGGAACTCGCGCAGAACGACTATCAGGTCGTGAGCCTCGAGCGCGGCGGCGAGCGGGAGACGGAAGACTTCTTCACGGTCCACGACGAGCTCGGCTACGCGCTGCGGTACAAGCTGATGCAGGACCTCTCGAAGGAGACGATCACCTTCCGCAACAACGTCGACGAACCCGCCCTCCCGATGCGGCGCTACGGCGCGTTCCTCCCCGGCTCGGGCGAGGGCGGCGCGGGCGTCCACTGGAACGGCCAAACGTGGCGCTTCCTCCCCTACGACTTCGAAATCGAGTCGCGGACGATCGACGAGTACGGCGAGGAGAAGATTCCCGAGAACATGCAACTGCAGGACTGGGGGATCAGCTACGAGGAACTCGAGCCCTACTACGACACGTTCGAGTACACCGCCGGCATCGCGGGCGCGGCGGGGAACATCGAGGGCGAGATTCAGGACGACGGCAACCCCTACGAAGGGCCGCGCTCGCGGGACTACCCGCTGCCGCCGATGGTGGACTCGCCGGTGCTGGAACTGTTCAAGGAGACGGCCGACGACATGGGGTACGAACCGTTTCAGGCCCCGTCCGCGAACCTGACCGAGCAGTACACCAATCCGGACGGCGTCCAGCAGGGCCAGTGTCAGTACTGCGGCTACTGCGAGCGGTTCGGCTGCGAGTGGGGCGCGAAGGCCTCGCCGATCACGACCGTCCTGCCCGCCGCACAGGAGACGGGCAACTTCGAACTGCGGACCCACTCGGACGTCGTCGAGTTGCTGTACGACGAGGACGAGGAGCAGGTCGAGGGCGTCCGCTACGTGGATCGACGTACCGACGAGGTGTACGAACAGCCGGCCGACGTCGTCGCGCTGACCGCGTACGTGCTGAACAACGTTCGGCTCCTCCTGCTGTCGGACATCGGCGAGCCCTACGACCCCGAGACGGGCGAGGGAACCGTCGGAAAGAACTACTGTTACCAGAACTTCCAGGCCAGCGCGACCGGCTTCTTCGACGACGAGGAGTGGAACCTCTACATGGGCGCCGGCGCGCTCGGGGCCTCCTTCGACGACCTGAACGGCGACAACTTCGACCACTCCGACCTGGACTTCCTCCACGGCGGTAACGTCGCGCTGAACCAGACCGGCGACCGACCGATCGCCAACAACCCCATCCCCGAGGACACGCCGGCGTGGGGCTCGGAGTTCAAGGAGCAGAGCCTCGAGTACTACCACAGTTCGGTGACGGTCTCGGCGCAGGGAGCCGTCCTGCCGTTCCGCGAGAACTACCTCGACCTCGACCCCAACTACACCGACCAGTACGGCCAGCCCCTGCTGCGGATGACCTTCGACTGGCGCGAGCAGGACCGCAACCTCGTCGAACACATCGGTCCGCAACTCGAGGAACTCATGCAGGAGATGGGCGCCGACCAGGTCGACGCAAGTACGAGCCTCGACGGCAGTTTCGACATCACGCCCTATCAGTCGACGCACAACACCGGCGGCGCGGTCATGGGTGCCGACCCCGAGGAGTCGGTCGTGAACAACTACCTGCAGTGCTGGGACGCGTCGAACCTCTTCATCCCCGGCGCGTCGGCGTTCGCGCACAACAGCGGCTACAACCCGACCGGCACGGTCGGGGCGCTGGCCTTCCGCGCGGCCGAGGGAATTCAAGAATATCTCGACGAGCCGGAGATGCTCGCCGATCCGTCCTCGTAA
- a CDS encoding gluconate 2-dehydrogenase subunit 3 family protein, whose translation MPDGDTPDGDEPRFDFTRDVSRRRLMRTGGGLAVFGIAAPAQGSFNAEDFDVARLQEMDEVEVEEQGLEYFTIRQARVVHDMTARIYPSDDNGPGAPEAGVVYFIDGQMNSAWGRGERWYMQGPFAGKDPTDPFEEDAEEPADIDESPRVPWAETNPSETQGWQYALTPNEAYDQGIHAVEEYVQAEYDADSFTGLEDEQQDEVIEALEEGEVETFEDSDIDPDGFFLLVRQNTLEGMFSDPMYGGNREMVGWRLKGFPGTPGALGSYREMIEEDEYVELEEGDYRKLADDVESLGIDGENDEPANAQSEEGHAHVHDAAEADYPNIVDEAAARGETDAIDEEEDGITRASLDGDADADGEGDGDLDDTLADEGGDR comes from the coding sequence ATGCCCGATGGTGACACGCCAGACGGTGACGAACCGCGATTCGACTTCACGCGCGATGTCTCACGACGGCGGCTGATGCGAACCGGCGGCGGGTTGGCCGTCTTCGGTATCGCTGCACCGGCACAGGGATCCTTTAACGCGGAGGACTTCGACGTTGCGCGGCTACAGGAGATGGACGAAGTCGAGGTCGAGGAGCAGGGCCTCGAGTACTTCACCATTCGCCAGGCGCGGGTCGTCCACGACATGACGGCGCGGATCTACCCCTCGGACGATAACGGACCGGGTGCGCCCGAGGCCGGCGTCGTCTACTTCATCGACGGCCAGATGAACTCGGCGTGGGGCCGCGGCGAGCGGTGGTACATGCAGGGTCCCTTCGCCGGCAAGGATCCGACCGATCCGTTCGAGGAGGATGCGGAAGAACCCGCGGACATCGACGAGAGCCCGAGAGTGCCCTGGGCGGAGACGAATCCGTCCGAGACGCAGGGCTGGCAGTACGCCCTGACGCCCAACGAGGCCTACGACCAGGGCATCCACGCCGTCGAGGAGTACGTCCAGGCCGAGTACGACGCCGACTCGTTCACCGGACTCGAGGACGAACAGCAAGACGAGGTCATCGAAGCCCTCGAGGAGGGCGAGGTGGAGACGTTCGAGGACAGCGACATCGATCCGGACGGGTTCTTCCTGCTGGTTCGGCAGAACACCCTCGAGGGGATGTTCAGCGACCCGATGTACGGCGGCAACCGCGAGATGGTCGGCTGGCGGCTCAAGGGGTTCCCCGGGACGCCCGGCGCGCTGGGCAGCTACCGCGAGATGATCGAGGAGGACGAGTACGTCGAACTCGAGGAGGGCGACTACCGCAAACTCGCGGACGACGTCGAGTCGCTCGGCATCGACGGCGAGAACGACGAACCGGCGAACGCACAGAGCGAGGAGGGCCACGCCCACGTCCACGACGCCGCGGAGGCGGACTATCCGAACATCGTCGACGAGGCGGCCGCACGCGGCGAGACCGACGCGATCGACGAGGAAGAGGATGGGATTACCCGAGCGAGCTTGGACGGTGACGCGGACGCTGACGGCGAGGGCGACGGCGATCTCGACGACACCCTCGCGGACGAGGGAGGTGATCGGTGA